From a region of the Egicoccus sp. AB-alg2 genome:
- a CDS encoding aldo/keto reductase: protein MEGSTDVKVGPTTVPAFGLGCMGMSAPGRSDEASTRTLRRAHEAGVRMFDTADKYGKGHNEVLVGRAMADLRDEIFLATKFGFVGSPGDERPVDGRPSYVRQACDRSLERLGVDHVDLLYLHRVDPQVPIEETVGAMGDLVAAGKVRAIGLSEVSVSTLERAHGVHPIAAIQSEYSLWTRDVERDVLPYCREHGIAFVAYSPLGIGFLTGRYRDADALPAGNRLRRGPRMAEDNLARNLGVLEQFEAIAGELGVTPAQLALAWVLDQPGTVAIPGASTENHLEENLRAIDVDVDDAVRERLATLFDPVRIAGARKSEAGLALVR, encoded by the coding sequence ATGGAGGGGAGCACGGACGTCAAGGTCGGGCCCACGACGGTGCCGGCGTTCGGATTGGGCTGCATGGGCATGTCCGCGCCCGGTCGCAGCGACGAAGCGTCGACCCGCACGCTGCGGCGCGCCCACGAGGCCGGTGTACGCATGTTCGACACGGCCGACAAGTACGGAAAGGGACACAACGAGGTGCTGGTCGGCCGGGCGATGGCGGACCTGCGCGACGAGATCTTCCTCGCCACGAAGTTCGGGTTCGTCGGTTCGCCGGGAGACGAGCGTCCGGTCGACGGCCGGCCGTCCTACGTGCGGCAGGCTTGTGACCGCAGCCTCGAGCGACTCGGCGTCGACCACGTCGACCTGCTGTATCTGCACCGCGTCGACCCGCAGGTGCCGATCGAGGAGACCGTCGGCGCCATGGGCGACCTCGTCGCTGCCGGGAAGGTGCGGGCGATCGGGCTCTCGGAGGTCAGTGTCTCGACACTCGAGCGCGCCCACGGTGTGCACCCGATCGCGGCGATCCAGAGCGAGTACAGCCTCTGGACACGGGACGTCGAACGTGACGTGCTCCCGTACTGCCGCGAGCACGGCATCGCCTTCGTGGCCTACAGCCCACTCGGCATCGGCTTCCTGACCGGCCGGTATCGGGACGCCGACGCGCTGCCGGCGGGCAACCGCCTCCGGCGAGGGCCGCGCATGGCGGAGGACAACCTCGCACGCAACCTCGGTGTGCTGGAGCAGTTCGAGGCGATCGCGGGCGAACTCGGCGTCACGCCCGCCCAGCTGGCGCTGGCCTGGGTCCTCGACCAGCCCGGGACCGTCGCCATCCCCGGCGCGTCGACCGAGAACCACCTCGAGGAGAACCTGCGCGCCATCGACGTCGACGTCGACGACGCAGTCCGCGAACGGCTCGCCACGTTGTTCGATCCCGTACGCATCGCCGGGGCGCGCAAGTCCGAGGCCGGACTCGCACTGGTGCGATGA
- a CDS encoding putative manganese transporter → MTWEGEITGLVEVVLRPAAEAFLGVTVFVATMMGVFAVLHWRLGPALPRLLARHRRYGPLLGALLGVVPGCGGAIFVIPLYARRQVSFGTVVAALVATMGDSSFVLFAADPGLALRLHGLLFVTGLVVGIVVDACRYAPAARPAPVAVVAAAAGSRSLTSHADEFESPAAVLSGRDMGGEPAFGNDARWKAAVFWLLVLLGLSVSVPDLVGGADPLAPTGPRGAAAAVGLTGTAMALWLARERRCGGAPEASSSGGLHEVLAATAVESARVGMWIAFVLVGVEVVGLLGAPIVLIATLSGMLGVAAGALLGLVPGCAPQIVLTGMYAGGLLPFPTLVANALSQDGDALLPLLLLDPRAAIVANLVTTVPGLIVGGAVLVLAIAP, encoded by the coding sequence GTGACGTGGGAGGGCGAGATCACCGGGCTCGTGGAGGTGGTGCTGCGACCTGCCGCGGAGGCCTTCCTCGGGGTCACGGTCTTCGTCGCCACGATGATGGGGGTGTTCGCCGTCCTGCACTGGCGGCTGGGGCCGGCGTTGCCGCGTCTGCTCGCACGGCATCGCCGATACGGTCCGCTCCTGGGAGCACTCCTCGGCGTCGTGCCCGGGTGCGGTGGTGCGATCTTCGTGATCCCGCTGTACGCGCGCCGACAGGTCTCATTCGGGACCGTGGTGGCGGCGCTCGTGGCGACGATGGGCGATTCGTCCTTCGTGCTGTTCGCGGCCGATCCCGGGCTCGCCCTTCGGCTGCACGGGCTGCTGTTCGTGACCGGCCTGGTCGTCGGGATCGTCGTCGATGCCTGCCGCTACGCCCCCGCGGCGCGGCCGGCCCCGGTCGCCGTCGTCGCCGCAGCGGCCGGCAGTCGGTCGTTGACGAGCCACGCCGACGAGTTCGAGTCGCCGGCGGCCGTCCTGTCCGGCCGCGACATGGGCGGCGAGCCTGCCTTCGGAAACGACGCCAGATGGAAAGCGGCCGTCTTCTGGCTGCTGGTCCTGCTCGGTCTGTCGGTGAGTGTGCCGGACCTGGTCGGCGGCGCGGATCCATTGGCGCCGACCGGCCCCCGTGGCGCCGCCGCAGCGGTCGGGCTGACCGGGACGGCCATGGCACTGTGGCTGGCGCGCGAGCGCCGCTGCGGGGGAGCGCCGGAGGCGTCCTCGTCGGGCGGCCTGCATGAGGTACTGGCCGCGACCGCCGTCGAGTCGGCGCGCGTGGGTATGTGGATCGCGTTCGTGCTCGTCGGTGTCGAGGTCGTGGGGTTGCTCGGAGCGCCGATCGTGCTGATTGCGACCCTGAGCGGCATGCTCGGTGTGGCTGCCGGTGCGCTTCTCGGCCTCGTGCCCGGGTGTGCCCCGCAGATCGTGCTCACGGGTATGTACGCCGGTGGTCTGCTGCCGTTTCCCACGCTCGTCGCCAACGCACTCAGCCAGGACGGCGACGCACTGCTCCCCTTGCTGCTGTTGGACCCGCGGGCGGCGATCGTCGCCAACCTGGTCACGACCGTCCCGGGCCTGATCGTCGGCGGGGCGGTGCTCGTGTTGGCGATCGCACCGTGA